In Capsicum annuum cultivar UCD-10X-F1 chromosome 7, UCD10Xv1.1, whole genome shotgun sequence, one genomic interval encodes:
- the LOC107856338 gene encoding polyadenylate-binding protein RBP45: MPLGFPLSSSSTKSSSISPAKMMPQSGIPQPPMAPMDQHQQQQQYQQQQPPPQQQWMMPPQQQQQQQPPQFQPSWAQQQQQPSQQYGAAIPTSNPSPSSMSNPNEVRSLWIGDLQYWMDENYLSTCFYHTGELVSAKVIRSKQSGQSEGYGFLEFRSHAAAETVLQTYNGTLMPNVEQNFRMNWASLGAGERRDDSPEYTIFVGDLAADVTDYVLQETFKPVYSSVKGAKVVTDRITGRTKGYGFVKFGDESEQLRAMTEMNGVLCSTRPMRIGPAANKKPVGTLQKATYQSPQATQGESDPNNTTIFVGGLDPSVAEEHLRQVFSPYGELVHVKIVAGKRCGFVQFGSRASAEQALSSLNGTQLGGQSIRLSWGRSPSNKQSDQTQWGAGGGVGAGAYYGYGQGYEAYGGYAPPAQDPNMYYGNYPGYTNYQQPQQ; this comes from the exons atgcCCCTAGGGTTtcccctttcttcttcttcaacaaaatcCAGCTCAATTTCGCCTGCAAAAATGATGCCACAAAGTGGAATCCCCCAGCCACCAATGGCACCAAtggatcaacatcaacaacaacaacagtaccagcaacaacaaccaccaccacaacaGCAATGGATGATGCCACctcagcagcaacaacaacaacaaccgcCACAATTTCAACCTTCGTGGGCGCAGCAACAACAACAGCCATCGCAACAATACGGTGCTGCTATTCCGACGAGTAATCCGAGTCCTAGCTCCATGTCGAATCCGAACGAGGTTCGGTCGCTTTGGATTGGGGATTTGCAGTATTGGATGGATGAGAATTATCTCTCCACTTGCTTTTATCATACCGGCGAG CTTGTTTCTGCCAAGGTCATCAGGAGCAAGCAAAGTGGCCAGTCTGAAGGTTATGGATTCCTTGAGTTCAGGAGTCATGCTGCTGCAGAAACTGTTTTGCAGACATATAATGGCACCTTGATGCCAAATGTGGAACAGAATTTCCGTATGAACTGGGCATCTCTTGGTGCCGGTGAAAGGAGAGATGATTCACCCGAGTATACAATATTTGTTGGTGATTTGGCTGCTGATGTGACGGATTATGTGCTACAAGAGACATTCAAACCCGTGTATTCATCAGTAAAAGGTGCAAAAGTTGTAACAGATAGGATCACTGGTCGTACTAAAGGATATGGATTTGTCAAGTTTGGTGATGAGAGTGAACAATTACGTGCTATGACCGAAATGAACGGTGTGCTTTGTTCAACTAGGCCCATGAGGATTGGCCCAGCTGCGAACAAGAAACCAGTGGGTACCCTGCAGAAAG CTACCTATCAAAGTCCTCAAGCTACTCAAGGCGAAAGTGACCCAAATAATACAACT ATATTTGTTGGTGGTTTGGATCCTAGTGTCGCAGAAGAACATTTGCGGCAAGTGTTCTCCCCATACGGTGAATTGGTTCACGTGAAGATAGTGGCTGGAAAGCGCTGTGGCTTTGTTCAGTTTGGCAGTAG AGCTTCTGCTGAGCAGGCTTTATCAAGCTTGAATGGCACACAATTGGGAGGACAAAGCATTCGGCTTTCATGGGGGCGTAGCCCTTCTAACAAACAG TCCGACCAGACTCAATGGGGTGCTGGTGGCGGTGTTGGTGCTGGTGCATATTATGGATATGGCCAAGGATACGAGGCTTATGGAGGATATGCTCCTCCTGCTCAGGACCCTAATATGTATTACGGGAATTACCCAGGATATACAAATTATCAGCAGCCACAGCAG TGA
- the LOC107856352 gene encoding purple acid phosphatase 18, producing the protein MEVKLKILLLLQLISFTVILFIVATVRAGEEVEYVRPPPRKAFRLPWDPKLSSQPQQVHISLAGDKHIRVSWITSDKSSPSVVEYGTSTGEYSFKAQGESTKYSYLFYRSGMIHHTVIGPLQDNTVYFYRCGGEDPEFQFKTPPSKFPVTFAVAGDLGQTGWTKSTLDHIDQCKYDVHLLPGDLSYADYIQHRWDTFGQLVQPLASARPWMVSQGNHEKENIPFIVDKFISYNSRWKMPFEESGSTSNLYYSFDVAGVHTIMLGSYTDYDEYSDQYRWLKADLLKVDRKKTPWLVVLFHVPWYNSNEAHQGEADDMMSTMEPLLYAAGADIVFAGHVHAYERTNRVYNGKPDPCGAIHITIGDGGNKEGLARKYEQPQPEWSVFREASFGHGELAIINSTHASWSWHRNDDDEPVRSDQVSITSLIGSGCSSIGVMN; encoded by the exons ATGGAAGTGAAGTTGAAGATACTACTACTACTGCAGTTGATCTCTTTCACAGTCATTTTGTTCATCGTTGCAACAGTTAGAGCTGGAGAAGAAGTAGAATATGTCCGGCCTCCGCCGCGTAAAGCCTTTCGTTTGCCATGGGATCCAAAACTTTCCTCCCAACCTCAACAG GTTCACATCTCATTAGCTGGGGACAAACACATAAGAGTATCATGGATCACATCTGATAAATCTTCTCCTTCGGTTGTTGAATATGGCACATCCACCGGAGAATACAGTTTTAAAGCTCAAGGAGAAAGTACCAAGTACAGTTACCTGTTTTATAGGTCCGGAATGATACACCATACTGTGATTGGACCATTGCAAGACAACACAGTGTACTTCTACAGATGTGGTGGCGAAGATCCGGAGTTCCAGTTCAAAACTCCACCGTCTAAGTTTCCAGTTACTTTTGCCGTGGCAGGTGATTTGGGCCAGACTGGATGGACGAAGTCAACTTTAGACCATATAGACCAATGTAAATATGATGTTCATTTGCTCCCCGGTGACCTTTCTTATGCTGATTATATTCAACATAGGTGGGACACATTTGGTCAACTGGTTCAGCCGCTGGCTAGTGCAAGGCCATGGATGGTGTCGCAAGGGAATCatgaaaaagaaaacataccatTCATTGTGGATAAATTTATATCTTACAACTCCAGGTGGAAGATGCCATTTGAGGAGAGTGGATCTACTTCAAATCTCTATTATTCATTTGATGTTGCAGGGGTTCATACGATCATGCTTGGTTCATATACCGACTATGATGAGTACTCTGATCAATACAGATGGCTGAAG GCTGATCTTCTAAAAGTTGATCGTAAAAAGACCCCTTGGTTGGTTGTGTTATTCCATGTGCCATGGTATAATAGCAATGAAGCCCATCAAGGTGAAGCTGATGACATGATGTCAACTATGGAGCCTCTGCTGTATGCAGCTGGTGCAGATATAGTGTTTGCTGGGCATGTTCATGCTTATGAGCGCACG AATCGAGTTTATAATGGCAAACCTGATCCTTGTGGTGCGATTCACATAACAATTGGTGATGGAGGAAATAAAGAAGGTTTAGCGCGCAA GTACGAGCAACCCCAACCAGAATGGTCTGTCTTCCGTGAAGCAAGCTTTGGCCATGGTGAACTTGCGATCATTAATTCAACTCATGCTTCTTGGAGTTGGCATAGGAATGATGACGATGAACCAGTGAGGTCCGATCAGGTTTCGATTACCTCATTGATTGGTTCAGGATGCAGCAGCATTGGAGTCATGAACTAA
- the LOC107856353 gene encoding CRS2-associated factor 2, mitochondrial: protein MMKLLPWRCTTSEAHGTFFSKISNIAPYLFVTNMSRRFLFHSQSNQEEDIFDPPFSLASNTLRTQKPKKKQKEEKKHEKDQSFTVNSELPFDYRYSYSETNPAVKPIGFREPTRFSPFGPGRIDRKWTGISAPCVKPVDLEKVAEERRWVLGEPLTEEETAELVEKFRHNDCSRQMNLGRGGVTHNMLEDIHNYWKRAEAVRIKCLGVPTLDMDNVCSHLEDKSGGKVIYRHINILLLYRGRNYDPKSRPTVPVMLWKPLAPIYPRLVKNVADGLTFEETKAMRNKGLNAPPLMKLSRNGVYVNVVNKVRAAFETEEVVRLDCTHVGTSDCKRIGVKLRDLVPCVPILFKDEQIILWRGKKDEQNSGS, encoded by the exons ATGATGAAGCTACTCCCATGGCGATGTACAACCAGTGAAGCACATGGTACTTTCTTCTCCAAAATCTCCAATATTGCACCGTACTTATTCGTAACAAACATGTCTCGTCGTTTTCTGTTCCATTCTCAGTCAAATCAAGAAGAAGATATCTTCGACCCTCCATTTTCTCTCGCTTCCAATACCTTAAGAACTCAGAAACCcaagaaaaagcaaaaagaagaaaagaagcatGAAAAAGACCAGAGCTTTACTGTTAATTCCGAATTGCCTTTTGATTATCGGTATTCATACTCTGAGACTAACCCGGCGGTTAAGCCAATTGGGTTCCGTGAACCGACCCGGTTCTCTCCGTTTGGTCCGGGTCGGATTGATAGAAAATGGACCGGGATTTCAGCTCCGTGTGTAAAGCCGGTGGATTTGGAGAAAGTGGCTGAGGAGCGAAGGTGGGTACTCGGAGAACCGTTGACGGAGGAGGAGACGGCGGAGCTGGTTGAGAAGTTTCGGCATAATGATTGCTCTCGACAAATGAATTTGG GACGCGGTGGAGTTACTCACAATATGCTGGAAGACATCCATAACTACTGGAAGAGGGCTGAAGCTGTAAGGATTAAGTGCTTGGGGGTGCCGACTCTTGACATGGATAACGTCTGCTCCCATCTCGAG GACAAATCAGGTGGAAAAGTTATCTATCGTCATATTAATATTTTACTCTTATATCGTGGTCGAAATTATGATCCCAAAAGTAGGCCTACTGTTCCTGTGATGTTGTGGAAGCCTTTGGCTCCAATATATCCAAGGCTTGTGAAGAATGTTGCTGATGGCCTGACATTTGAAGAAACAAAGGCAATGAGAAACAAAGGGCTCAATGCTCCTCCTTTAATGAAACTCA GCAGAAATGGGGTGTACGTGAATGTGGTGAACAAAGTCAGAGCAGCGTTTGAAACAGAAGAAGTTGTTAGATTAGATTGTACCCATGTGGGAACAAGTGACTGCAAAAGAATCGGTGTTAAATTACGG GATCTGGTGCCATGTGTTCCTATCTTGTTCAAAGATGAGCAGATTATTCTCTGGAGAGGCAAAAAAGATGAACAGAACTCCGGCTCCTGA
- the LOC107856378 gene encoding uncharacterized protein LOC107856378, with the protein MQIHFKNRVISFSRSNHCFARQVQNLPQSLQMVTESGHTKRPMYPTCSKPTRFCLCTRLKTPCLENSIAVTILQHSLEKNHPLNSTRIASIGLKILSVISVFDVNYEAEFVIQFLNSNLEMGSQDLDENLSCANSSLSMPYTECETHPLTFFKSPSNVGENSSINIKDSNFDSNAAVSFTIEKYGAICSFQNQDLDKPWKQPLAEMQDKPLCSVPFLDPTHSGGFCAPDCALLASENQDLNKRGNSGLSPDQARSVSFSATGCPLLASIDDTRKAFLVKKIQRKLLDGSSEFQEVKEFEVSVPPG; encoded by the coding sequence ATGCAAATTCATTTCAAGAATAGGGTCATTTCATTTTCAAGAAGTAACCATTGTTTTGCTAGACAAGTTCAAAACTTGCCTCAATCCCTACAAATGGTGACTGAATCGGGTCATACAAAAAGACCCATGTACCCAACATGCTCCAAACCAACCCGTTTCTGTCTCTGCACCAGACTGAAAACCCCATGTCTTGAAAACTCCATAGCTGTCACAATCCTTCAGCACAGCTTAGAGAAAAATCACCCTTTAAATTCCACAAGAATTGCTTCTATTGGCCTGAAAATCCTGAGTGTAATCTCAGTTTTTGATGTTAATTATGAAGCTGAATTTGTCATTCAGTTTCTCAACTCAAATCTTGAAATGGGTTCTCAAGATTTGGATGAAAATCTAAGTTGTGCGAACTCTTCACTTTCTATGCCGTATACAGAATGTGAAacgcacccattgacatttttcAAGAGTCCGAGCAACGTAGGTGAAAATAGTAGTATAAACATTAAAGACTCCAACTTTGATAGTAATGCAGCTGTTTCTTTTACTATAGAGAAGTATGGCGCAATTTGTTCCTTTCAGAATCAAGATTTGGATAAGCCGTGGAAgcagcctctagcagaaatgcaggATAAACCCTTGTGCTCCGTTCCTTTTTTGGACCCCACGCATAGTGGAGGCTTTTGCGCACCGGATTGCGCTTTATTAGCCTCTGAGAATCAAGATTTGAATAAGCGTGGAAACTCCGGCCTTTCTCCAGACCAGGCGCGTAGTGTGAGCTTTAGTGCAACGGGATGCCCTTTATTAGCGTCTATTGATGATACTCGAAAAGCTTTTTTAGTAAAAAAGATACAAAGGAAGTTATTGGATGGGAGCAGTGAATTTCAAGAAGTGAAGGAGTTTGAAGTTTCAGTTCCTCCAGGTTAA
- the LOC107856379 gene encoding protein FATTY ACID EXPORT 6 isoform X2, with protein sequence MHDFCFTIPYGLILVCGGVIGYANKGSIASLAGGVGTGFALILAGYLSLQAFHKRKNSYFALILETVHSWLDFTCTKLPQEETISHLRLSNNHMIVYLGFQFHFVCIE encoded by the exons ATGCATGATTTCTGCTTTACTATCCCTTATGGGTTAATTCTTGTGTGTGGTGGTGTAATTGGATATGCTAATAAAGGAAGCATTGCTTCACTTGCTGGAGGTGTTGGTACTGGATTTGCTTTGATCTTAGCTGGTTATTTGAGCCTGCAAGCATTTCATAAACGCAAAAATTCTTACTTTGCTTTGATTCTTGAAACTG TGCACTCATGGCTGGATTTTACCTGTACAAAATTGCCACAGGAGGAAACCATTTCCCACCTAAGACTGAGTAATAATCATATGATTGTTTATTTGGGATTCCAATTCCATTTTGTATGTATTGAGTGA
- the LOC107856379 gene encoding protein FATTY ACID EXPORT 5 isoform X1, producing MHDFCFTIPYGLILVCGGVIGYANKGSIASLAGGVGTGFALILAGYLSLQAFHKRKNSYFALILETACAATLTWVMGQRYMQTSKIMPAVVAGISALMAGFYLYKIATGGNHFPPKTE from the exons ATGCATGATTTCTGCTTTACTATCCCTTATGGGTTAATTCTTGTGTGTGGTGGTGTAATTGGATATGCTAATAAAGGAAGCATTGCTTCACTTGCTGGAGGTGTTGGTACTGGATTTGCTTTGATCTTAGCTGGTTATTTGAGCCTGCAAGCATTTCATAAACGCAAAAATTCTTACTTTGCTTTGATTCTTGAAACTG CTTGTGCAGCCACGCTAACATGGGTTATGGGGCAGCGATACATGCAAACTTCAAAAATAATGCCGGCTGTTGTTGCTGGTATCAG TGCACTCATGGCTGGATTTTACCTGTACAAAATTGCCACAGGAGGAAACCATTTCCCACCTAAGACTGAGTAA
- the LOC107856388 gene encoding cytochrome P450 716B1, giving the protein MNIIIVTIFLVLLPVFLLLVRRRGSSKRIPPGSLGFPIIGQSLGMLRAMRANTAEKWLEERVQKYGPISKLNLFGKPTVFIYGQAANKFVFTSDDSVLTNQQPQSVKMILGDRCLGELNSEDHKRVRDALVSFLKPDSLKCYVEKLEEEVRIHLETYWKDKQIIKVLPLMKRLTFNIICSLLFGLDRGSRRDQMVQYFQQMIDGIWSIPINLPFTRFNRSLKASKEVQKMLKQLISEKRYEFENNLASSRQDLITCLLSIRGENNQELMSENEIIHNVMLIMVAGHDTSSILITFMIRLLANNQNIHAAVLKEQEEIAKSKSSGESLTWEDLGKMKYTWRVAMETLRMFPPVFGGFRQTVKDIEYGGYLIPKGWKIFWVTAKTHMDSNIFQEPEKFDPARFEDTSSLPPYNFVPFGGGARICPGYELAKIETLVTIHYLVTHFTWKLCCTDDSFSRDPTLVPTQGLPIQITPRKSL; this is encoded by the exons ATGAACATTATTATAGTAACGATTTTCCTAGTACTACTCCCGGTATTCCTCCTCCTTGTTCGGAGGAGAGGATCATCGAAGAGGATTCCACCAGGATCCCTTGGATTTCCAATCATCGGTCAAAGCCTCGGGATGCTAAGGGCAATGAGAGCCAACACAGCAGAGAAATGGCTTGAAGAAAGAGTCCAAAAATATGGCCCTATTTCGAAGCTAAACCTATTTGGCAAACCCACAGTATTCATTTATGGACAGGCTGCTAACAAGTTTGTATTTACCAGTGATGACTCTGTCCTTACTAACCAGCAGCCACAATCAGTTAAGATGATTCTGGGTGATCGTTGCCTTGGGGAACTCAATAGCGAAGATCATAAACGGGTTAGAGATGCCTTGGTATCATTCCTAAAGCCAGATAGTCTGAAGTGCTATGTTGAAAAGCTGGAAGAAGAAGTCAGAATCCACCTTGAGACTTACTGGAAAGACAAGCAAATAATTAAG GTATTACCTTTGATGAAGAGACTAACCTTCAACATTATTTGCTCTCTCCTTTTTGGGCTTGATCGTGGATCTCGAAGAGACCAAATGGTTCAATATTTCCAGCAGATGATAGATGGGATCTGGTCAATCCCTATAAACTTGCCCTTTACGCGATTCAATCGCAGCCTCAAGGCAAGCAAAGAAGTTCAAAAGATGCTGAAACAACTTATTTCAGAGAAGCGATATGAGTTTGAGAACAACTTAGCTTCATCTCGCCAGGACCTCATCACCTGTTTGCTCAGCATCCGTGGAGAGAACAACCAAGAACTCATGTCTGAAAATGAAATCATTCATAATGTCATGCTCATCATGGTTGCAGGACATGACACTTCATCCATCTTGATAACTTTCATGATAAGACTTTTAGCAAACAATCAGAACATCCATGCAGCTGTCCTTAAAG AACAAGAAGAGATAGCAAAGAGCAAGTCATCTGGAGAGTCCCTAACTTGGGAAGACCTTGGCAAGATGAAGTACACCTGGAGAGTGGCAATGGAGACACTGAGAATGTTCCCTCCCGTTTTCGGAGGCTTCAGACAGACTGTAAAAGACATCGAGTATGGGGGTTACCTCATACCAAAAGGATGGAAA ATATTCTGGGTAACTGCTAAAACACACATGGATAGCAACATTTTCCAAGAACCAGAGAAGTTTGATCCAGCACGCTTTGAGGATACATCATCTTTGCCTCCTTACAACTTTGTTCCATTTGGAGGGGGAGCTCGTATATGTCCTGGATACGAGTTGGCAAAGATCGAAACTTTGGTCACAATCCATTACCTAGTAACACATTTCACATGGAAGCTTTGTTGTACAGACGATTCCTTCAGCAGGGACCCAACGCTAGTACCAACTCAAGGACTTCCCATTCAAATAACTCCCAGAAAATCTCTATAA